The Roseimicrobium gellanilyticum sequence AGCGGGCATCACGGAATTCCGAAAACTGGATGTGGCGATGCATGAGTACATCATGCAGTGCAGCGGCAATGAACGGCTGGCGGCGCTCTGGCAGAACATCCGCTGGCAATTCGAGATGGCGCTGGCCTCAGTCGACCGCTTGCAAGGGAAGCAGGCGTCAGAACTGCACCGCTTCGCCATCGAAGGGCATCGCAAGGTACTGGCCGCACTGGCCGCGCGTGAGCCCGGGATCGCGGCGAGCGCCATGGCCTGGCACATCACGAGCACACTGGAGTGGACCGTACCCGGCACGGTGGACAACCTCTACCAGTTCCCGGCCTTCACCGGCGCGACGGAGCCGCGAGACTGGCGCAAGTCCAGTGAGGGAGCGTCCGGGGTACGCACTCGCGCGGGCTCGAAGGGGAAAAATCTGCGCTGAAACGGGAGCAGCATCCTCGCAAAAAATGAACAGGTTGCGTCTCCCCGCTCTCCTTCTCCCGCTGGCTTGCGCGGCCCTGCCGGCGTTGGCGGCCGATGATGCATCGCGAGCTGCAGTGGCCTTCTTTGAAAAGG is a genomic window containing:
- a CDS encoding GntR family transcriptional regulator — its product is MPQRSSPPRRNLAAEILSRLRADIISGACKPGEALAEPVLARRFGVSRGPVREAMIELERAGLVQFEPTGRTRVRTMEEKDIAEIIEARVALESMGARLAAIRWSGEHSRWIEKNLIAQEKAAGITEFRKLDVAMHEYIMQCSGNERLAALWQNIRWQFEMALASVDRLQGKQASELHRFAIEGHRKVLAALAAREPGIAASAMAWHITSTLEWTVPGTVDNLYQFPAFTGATEPRDWRKSSEGASGVRTRAGSKGKNLR